One window of the Megalops cyprinoides isolate fMegCyp1 chromosome 2, fMegCyp1.pri, whole genome shotgun sequence genome contains the following:
- the cdkn2c gene encoding cyclin-dependent kinase 4 inhibitor C has translation MADSSEANRLASASARGDLTEVEVILQNGADVNEKNAFGRTALQVMKLGNPAIAEALLKANADPNVRDPLGGLTVLHDTARDGYADTLRVLVEYGADVNMLDNEGNLPLHLAAREGNLDVVKFLIQRTTDPSRRNVKGKTAYDLATMHNRHSTAQWIEEYIKSRD, from the exons ATGGCTGATTCCTCAGAAGCAAATAGGCTGGCCAGTGCATCTGCAAGAGGAGACTTGACAGAAGTTGAAGTCATATTACAAAACGGGGCAGATGTTAACGAGAAGAATGCGTTTGGCAGGACAGCGTTACAG GTGATGAAACTTGGTAATCCTGCCATTGCTGAGGCGTTGCTGAAAGCGAACGCAGATCCCAATGTGCGCGACCCCCTGGGGGGGCTCACCGTGCTACACGACACAGCGCGGGACGGCTATGCTGACACTCTGCGAGTACTAGTGGAATACGGTGCCGATGTCAACATGCTGGACAATGAAGGGAACCTGCCGTTGCATCTTGCCGCAAGAGAAGGCAACTTAGATGTGGTGAAGTTTCTAATTCAACGTACGACAGATCCCTCGCGACGGAACGTTAAAGGCAAAACTGCATATGATTTGGCAACAATGCACAATAGGCATTCAACTGCACAGTGGATCGAAGAATATATTAAATCTAGAGACTGA